The stretch of DNA CCTGCCTTTATTGCAAGCAAAACATTCTCTTTTTTTGCTTCAGCTGTCACCATAAGAACAGGAAGATGCTTAAGTTCCGGATCTTTCCTTATCTCCTGAACAAGCTCAAGTCCTGTCATGTTAGGCATATTCCAGTCTGTTACAACAAAATCATACTTGCCGGTTTTCAGCTTTTGGAGGGCTACCTTACCGTCTTCAGCCTCATCTATATTCTTAAAACCAAGCTGTTCAAGAAGACCTTTAATAATCCTTCTCATTGTTGCCATGTCGTCAACCACAAGTATTCTTATATCTCTATCAGGGAGTGCCATTCTATTCCTCCTTTTTCTTTATTGCATATTTATGGACAAGCTTAAGAAGATCAGGTGCATCAAATTTTACAAGATGGGCATCTGCATTAACAAACTTAGCCTTGTCAACAGTTGCTTTATCACTGAGAGATGTATTGATGATCACAGGAATTTTGCTAAACTCTGGGTGTTCTTTTATTTTTCTTGTAAATGTTAAACCGTCCATTCCCGGCATCTCAATGTCAGATACAATGAGCTGGACGTAATCTGTAATGTCCTTACCTTCCGATGCAGCTTTTTGAAGGAAGTTATTGAGGATATCAAGACCTTCAAGTCCGCTTGACGCTTCAACAACGGTATGTCCATCCTTTTCAAGGATACCTCTGATAATCTTTCTTGCAACAGGAGAGTCATCAAGAACAAGAACATTAAAGTGACCCTTCCTTTCAATTTCCTCAGGCAGTTCCTCTTCCACTCCGAATATTTTAATCATTCCAAGTTCATCAAGAATTCCCTCAAAATCAAGAAGAAGAAGAAGGTTTCCATCTTCTATCTCTATTACCCCTACAATCTTTCCTCCTAATCTTTCTTCTATGCTTGGAGGAGGCTTCTTTATATCAGCCCACTTTATTCTTCTTATTCTTTTCGCTTCATGGACTATTACTCCTACGATCTCCCTTAGAAATTCCATAACGATAACATATTTTCCTGCACCTTCAGGTTCTTTTATTTTCATCCATTTTGCAAGATTAACAATAGGAACAACCTCACCTCTGATTTTTGCTATACCTTCCACCTCAGGAGGAGATCCGGGAGATTTAACTATATTTTCAGGTCTTCTTGTAACTTCCCTAACCTTAGCAACATTAACACCCAGAATCCACTCGTATATTTCATTATTGTCAAGCACCTCGTACATTCTGAAATCTATTATCTCAAGCTCATTTGCTCCTGTTTCAAGTATTTTTGGTAAATAATCTTTTTTAGCCATCTAATTCCTCCAGTTTACAAATTCTCAGGTCTGAATATTTTCTTTATGTTAAGCAGTGTAAGAAGCTCTTTCTTTCCGGTGCTGTCCTCTATCATTATGACGCCGTCTATAAACTCTGGATCTATTCCTATTGAGTTCATCGGTGGAGGCTGTATCTCCTCAGGATTTACATTAATAGCCCCTTCAACTCTATCAACAGTTATTCCTATATGCCCAAGATCTGTTTCAACAACAACTATTATAGGGTGTTCAAGGTTGTCTTCCCCATCAAGATTGAATTTCTTTTTCAGGCTAACCACAGGAATTATATTACCTCGCAGGTTCATAACCCCTAATATGTAATTTTTTGTTTTTGGAACGGGGGTGATGTCTATATCTTTTGTTATTTTTATAACGTCTTTGATGTTCACACCTATAAACTCATCATTAAGATAAAAGGTTATAAGTCTTTCCTCTGTGGATACTTCTTTTTTTACTTCCCTTAGACCTAAAACTTCAATCTCTGACATTACAGCACCCCTACAAGTTGTGATTTTTTGTCATTTATTAATGAATTTGTATCAACAATCAGGACAACCTTACCATCTCCGGTGATTGTTGCACCAGCTATTCCCTGTACATTTTCAAGAAGTTTTCCAAGAGGCTTTATAACTATCTCCTCTTCTCCAAACAGTTCATCTATGCTTATGGCTATATTTTTCTCACCTACTCTAACAATAACGATAAACTGTTGTTCCCCCTCATCAGGCATATCAAAAAGCTCGTTTAGACTAAACAGTAAATAAACCTCTTCCCTTAGCATAAAGGATTTAAACTGACCTATATTTTTAACATTATCCGGCTCATACCTGACGATCTCAACAACAGAGTAAAGAGGAATAGCAAATATCCTGTTGTTTGCACCAACCATCAATGTTCTTATGATAGCAACGGTAAGAGGGAGTTTCATTATAAATTTGGTTCCTTCTCCCGGTTCACTTTCAACCTCAATTGTTCCCCTCAAGGCATGTATTGTTGAGGCAACAACATCCATTCCTACTCCCCTACCGGAAACGTCGCTCACCTGATCTGCCGTTGAAAATCCAGGCATAAACAGAAGTTCAAAGGCTTCTTTATCACTCATGTTCTTAGCCTGTTCAGGTGTTATCAATCCTTTTTCAACAGCTTTCTGTTTGACCTTTTCAACATTTATTCCCCTACCGTCGTCTTCTATGGCTATTATTATCCTGTCTCCTTCTTGATATGCAATAAGCTTAACGGTGCCTACTTCAGGTTTACCGGCTTTTATTCTTTCTTCAGGGGGTTCTATACCGTGATCTATAGCATTTCTCACAAGGTGGATCATAGGGTCTTCAAGTTTATCAAGTATAGATCTGTCTATTTCAGTGTCTTCACCTTCAAGAACCAGGTTAACTTTTTTGTTAAGTTTTTTCGCAAGATCTCTTACTATACGGGGGAACTTACTGAAAACCTTTTTTACCGGCTGCATTCTAAGTTTCATAACAGCATCTTGCAGATCACTAACGGTTCTGCTCATTCCCGTTATCGAGTCCAACAGTTCCTCTATCGTTTCTGTGCTTTCGCATGATGTTTCAAGTCCTGAGGCAAGTTTAACTATTCTGTTTCTGTCAAGAACAAGCTCTCCAACAAGGTTCATCAGGACCTCAACCCTTTCAACATCTACCCTTATAACCTCTTCTTTTTTCTCTGTTTTTTTCTTTTTGGTAACTTCATTTTTCTTTTCTGTTTGTGGTTTTGCTTCTTTTACTTCCGGTTTGGTCTCTTCTTTTTCAGTCTGGGATTCCGGTTGGGGTTCTGGTTTCTCTTCTTTTTTTGGTTTTATAAGATCTTTTACATCTTTACCTTCAGAAATTATTTTTTCTAATTTTTCTATAACCTCAAGGGGAGGTCTCTGATCTGGTGGTAGAAGGATAAGCTCTTCAAGTATCTGACCAAGATCCTTTCCTGGATACTGTTTTATTAGATTTTTTATATCCTCATCAACACCTTCAACAAACTCTATTTCACCATCAGCTTCCTGTGGGACATCATCGTTGTTCACCACCTCTGCTTCTAAAACCTCTCCTCCAGAAAGAACAAAATCCAGTTTATTTAGCAGGTCTTTTATATCATCTTCATCAGGAATTTCGTCATTTTCTTTCAGCATCTCTATGGCTTCTTTTAGTTTATCAACACCTTCAAAGATGATGTCCATCATTTCTGAGGTTAGTTTAAGCTCGTCATTTCTAAGCTTATTGAAAATATCCTCTATTTTATGGGCTATCTCCACAACAGATGTTAATCCTAAAAATCCTGCTCCTCCTTTGAGGGTGTGCATACCCCTGAAAATTTTGTTGAGAAGATCCTTGTCCTCTGGATTTTCCTCAAGCTCTATTAAATCCTGATCAAGATTGGACAGTATCTCATCTGCCTCAATCAAAAACTCCTCAAGGATCTCCCTCATATCGTCTGAAAAATTCAGCTTCATCTTATCCACCCCGCAGTTTTTTACATTCCAAACTGTTTTAATATGTCATCAACATCTTCCTGGGATACTTCTTTTTTCCATTCAAGCTCTTCCAGCTTTTCTTTAAGCTCTTCCCTCTTTTCATCTGATTTTTCTTCACTGATCCCAAACAGTAGAAGAATTTTTAGTATTTCCTTTTCAAGATCGGTCATAAAGTTAGATATTTTTAGAAGTCTCTGGGAAAGAATATCCTGAAACTCAAGTAATGTTAAGGACTCTGTCAGTAGTTTTATAACCTTTTCAAGATCCTCTTTAAACTTTGCACTGTCATCTGGTGAGAGCTGTGACATAACATTTTTTAGAATATTGGTCGTTTCCAGTATGTTGTCTATTAATTTTTTTGTGGCTTCTTCACTTTCTTTTATCGCAAGCTCAATATGTTGATTTACACTTTTTAAACCTTCCCTTTTTGTTCCTAAATTTTCAATATCTTTTTTGTAGTTCTCTATAATACCTAAAAGTTTTTTAACCTCCTGTAACAGCCCTTCTGTCATACCTACCTCCTGAATATTATTAACTTTCAATAATCAATTTCGTAAAAATCTTTTACATCTTGAAAAAAGGAAGTGTTCCTTTTCTGAAACAACTGCAGAGAAAAAATCATTTTAATTAGACTCCAAAGCAGGAATATAACTCCTATTATAATTTAAATTCAGACTAATATTAACATACCAACATTCATATTAAAAAGTATTATAATTTAATAATATTATAATCTTCTGGAAAATGGAAGATGTTTAAAGGTTTTTATATTGCAAAACAGGAAATCTTTGATAACAAAAACAATATATTCGGAATAGAACTTTTATTCAGGAAAAGACCTGTTCAATATGCAGAGATTGACAGTAATATATATTCAACTGCATCAGTTTTAGATATTGTAATCAACAATATAGGAATTGAAAATCTTATTCCTTCAGGTTTTATATTTCTGAATGTTGATCATAAATTTTTAGAAAGTGAAATACTACAAACCTTAAGCCCTGAAAGAATAACTTTTGAACTGATTGAGGATATAGAATTAGACAGAGAGTTATTTTCAAGAATAAAAGATTTAAGAAAAATCGGGTTTAAGTTCTCTATTAATAATTTTGATTTAAAAAAACATAAAAACTTCCTGAACCTGTTAGACTATGCAAAGATAGATATAGTAAATGGAGAAGATATTTCTAATACAATAAAAATCTTAGAAAGTAACAATGTCCTGCCTATAGCTTTCAGAATTGAGGCAGAAGAATTTTACAAAATTGCCCAAAGTTTAGGTTTTAAACTTTTTCAAGGCTTTTATCTGTCAAAACCCTGCTTTATATCTGGTGAAGACTTTAAACATAACAAAATTGTGATTCTTAAAATACTGAACTCAGTTCTCAAGAATGAAGAAATCAGTAAAATAGAGGAATACCTTAAAGCAAACCCAGATATTGCAATAAAACTTATAAAAT from Persephonella sp. encodes:
- a CDS encoding chemotaxis protein CheA — protein: MKLNFSDDMREILEEFLIEADEILSNLDQDLIELEENPEDKDLLNKIFRGMHTLKGGAGFLGLTSVVEIAHKIEDIFNKLRNDELKLTSEMMDIIFEGVDKLKEAIEMLKENDEIPDEDDIKDLLNKLDFVLSGGEVLEAEVVNNDDVPQEADGEIEFVEGVDEDIKNLIKQYPGKDLGQILEELILLPPDQRPPLEVIEKLEKIISEGKDVKDLIKPKKEEKPEPQPESQTEKEETKPEVKEAKPQTEKKNEVTKKKKTEKKEEVIRVDVERVEVLMNLVGELVLDRNRIVKLASGLETSCESTETIEELLDSITGMSRTVSDLQDAVMKLRMQPVKKVFSKFPRIVRDLAKKLNKKVNLVLEGEDTEIDRSILDKLEDPMIHLVRNAIDHGIEPPEERIKAGKPEVGTVKLIAYQEGDRIIIAIEDDGRGINVEKVKQKAVEKGLITPEQAKNMSDKEAFELLFMPGFSTADQVSDVSGRGVGMDVVASTIHALRGTIEVESEPGEGTKFIMKLPLTVAIIRTLMVGANNRIFAIPLYSVVEIVRYEPDNVKNIGQFKSFMLREEVYLLFSLNELFDMPDEGEQQFIVIVRVGEKNIAISIDELFGEEEIVIKPLGKLLENVQGIAGATITGDGKVVLIVDTNSLINDKKSQLVGVL
- a CDS encoding HDOD domain-containing protein; translation: MFKGFYIAKQEIFDNKNNIFGIELLFRKRPVQYAEIDSNIYSTASVLDIVINNIGIENLIPSGFIFLNVDHKFLESEILQTLSPERITFELIEDIELDRELFSRIKDLRKIGFKFSINNFDLKKHKNFLNLLDYAKIDIVNGEDISNTIKILESNNVLPIAFRIEAEEFYKIAQSLGFKLFQGFYLSKPCFISGEDFKHNKIVILKILNSVLKNEEISKIEEYLKANPDIAIKLIKFINSPFFGLRKDISSIKKALTLLGYENLSKWLSMLLFLSEDKKGLLFEKATFRGKMMEYIVSDINPEMSDKAFLTGIFSILYDYLKNNEVIENLKLDKDIKTAILNKKGLLKDILDILRYIELDRFEEANKLMEKYKITPQNFMKYELKYFEWLKKIKDELGLQ
- a CDS encoding chemotaxis protein produces the protein MAKKDYLPKILETGANELEIIDFRMYEVLDNNEIYEWILGVNVAKVREVTRRPENIVKSPGSPPEVEGIAKIRGEVVPIVNLAKWMKIKEPEGAGKYVIVMEFLREIVGVIVHEAKRIRRIKWADIKKPPPSIEERLGGKIVGVIEIEDGNLLLLLDFEGILDELGMIKIFGVEEELPEEIERKGHFNVLVLDDSPVARKIIRGILEKDGHTVVEASSGLEGLDILNNFLQKAASEGKDITDYVQLIVSDIEMPGMDGLTFTRKIKEHPEFSKIPVIINTSLSDKATVDKAKFVNADAHLVKFDAPDLLKLVHKYAIKKKEE
- a CDS encoding protein phosphatase CheZ codes for the protein MTEGLLQEVKKLLGIIENYKKDIENLGTKREGLKSVNQHIELAIKESEEATKKLIDNILETTNILKNVMSQLSPDDSAKFKEDLEKVIKLLTESLTLLEFQDILSQRLLKISNFMTDLEKEILKILLLFGISEEKSDEKREELKEKLEELEWKKEVSQEDVDDILKQFGM
- a CDS encoding chemotaxis protein CheW, encoding MSEIEVLGLREVKKEVSTEERLITFYLNDEFIGVNIKDVIKITKDIDITPVPKTKNYILGVMNLRGNIIPVVSLKKKFNLDGEDNLEHPIIVVVETDLGHIGITVDRVEGAINVNPEEIQPPPMNSIGIDPEFIDGVIMIEDSTGKKELLTLLNIKKIFRPENL
- a CDS encoding chemotaxis response regulator CheY gives rise to the protein MALPDRDIRILVVDDMATMRRIIKGLLEQLGFKNIDEAEDGKVALQKLKTGKYDFVVTDWNMPNMTGLELVQEIRKDPELKHLPVLMVTAEAKKENVLLAIKAGVNNYIVKPFTAEVLKEKIEKIFSAMKK